The DNA window aattattaaaggtcaagaaagcatgacctataagggaagattaaaaaaaaaaaaaggggggggagggttgtttagtctggagacgagaagactgagaggggacataacagttttcaagtacatgaaaggttgttacaaggaggagggagaaaaattgttctctctaacctctgaggataggacaagaagcaatgggcttaaattgcagcaagggtagtttaggttcaacattaggaaaaaattcttaaCTTTCAgggtagttaaccactggaataaatttcctagggaggttgtggactctccatcgttgtctaacctactcttaaaaatctcctaacacttgtcagggatggtctagatcagaggttatcaaactgtggtccacgagctccattcaggtggtccacggatagttccctctaaggtgcagaCCTGGACGGCCTCACACAGGAGAACGAAGGgtcacccacctaattagtggagccgtgcaggtGTGTCTCCACTAATTaagtgcctggaccctggagaagatgcgcatgtaaggtgaggtggcggccttggggggaatagggggtaggtgggagggggcagtgggttgagaagaggaggtggggggaatttgggacatgcagggcttcGGCGGCctgagaaagaggcgactttccccagctccagggctgtggctgccagggagagatggccctccttgtATGTAAACAGCTGCCATTCTCACAGAGGCCCTGTGAGCATCTCCAGGTCTCTGTCCCCCGGTCAGGATTGTCCCCAGCAGGTGGTGTATACACATGGCAGATGTCGCTCGTGACTTCTCACCCACCCTCACTGACCCCTGGGAGTAGCTGCCTGCCTTTGAATGTTTGGATGGGATGTGGAAGCAGAAttggtgtctctctctcccccctccaacccccttcTAGGGAAATGTTTTCGGAAGGATTTAGATCCTGATTTTACAATTATCCCAATATTTTAATTATCCcagatattttaatttgtttcccCCCTTTCCTGTTCCACTTTCTGAGATTCCCATTTGTAACAGGGGCTCGGGTGGTCGGGAAGCCTAGTGATTAGATTGCCAGGCTCTCAGTCCCCTACTGGGCTGAGTACTTTGTCTTTAAGGCCAGGGGAGTGGTAAGGGGCactcaggccctccctctccacagggtcccagcccatGGCCCTGTGTATATCAACCCCTGAACAGGTGGGTTTGGTGTCCCTCCCGGCAGGGAGTCAGAACCCActgcctgggctacttcctacaagtttggggcatggcccctttAGTACAACCTGCCGGTGGCTTGCTGCCCATAGGGTTACCTCTTTGGTCTAGGGAAATGCCTTGGTGCGATTTCAGGTTCCTTCAGGCAAGGTGAGGATGAGCCCACAATGTCTCTGGGGTCCACTCAGTCTGTTACCTCTGGTGCTGGGGATTCATTCACAGTCTCCCCTTGGTTGGGGAGTCAGTGCTGGCTTCCAGGTGGCTGCCCTGGCTGGCAGGCCACTATCCCTTCAGCTCTCAGCAGAGCTAGGGTCCCTTCTTTTATCCTCCCTCCAGTCCTGGCATTGTTTGCAGGTATAGTGAGGTAGGACTAGCTTAACCCAAACACTTCTTTAACCCTTGCTGAGCCAGCgggcagtttctctgcttcattGCACTCTTTTCCAAGTGCAGGGACTGACTCCTGTCTGGATTCTCTTTCTTTCACATCAGGTGatgggatggtgagtgagaacAAGGAGGATCATCCTCAGCAGGGAGATCCTGAGCAAATGGAAGCACAGAGAACACTATTGGGAAGATCTGAAGGGGACATTTCCTGGATTCCTGAGCAGGGAGAAGCCTGCGAAAATCAGCACAGACCAGAGGCGCAGCAGGGAGCCTCCTCATGGGAGAGAGAACAGGGTAAATCCACTGACCAAGGGGTTGGTTTGAAGGACCTTCCTGAAGACCTGATCCAGCCAGGAATCTGCAGTAAAGGGAAACCATACGAATGTGCTGAGTGCGGAAAAATCTTCAGTAATGACTCATCCCTGATTGTTCATCGGagagtccacacaggagagagaccctataactGTTCAGAGTGTGGGAAATCCTTCACTCGGAGCTCCACCCTTGTTGTGCATCAGAGAGTGCACACAgaagagaaaccctataaatgccccgactgcgggaaaagcttcaagcGGAGCTCAACCCTTATTTCACAccagaaaatccacacaggagagagaccttatAACTGCCTTGAATGTGGGAAAGGCTTCAGTGAACGCTCAAACCTAAacaaacatcagagaatccacacaggagagaaaccctataattGCCTTGAGTGCGGGAAAAGGTTCACTTGGAGTTCACACCTCATTAAACATCAGAGAATGCACACTGGAAAGATGCCCTATCATTGCCCTGACTGTGGGAAAGGCTTCAGTGACAGCTCAGCTGTTATTAggcatcagaggatccacaccggagagagaccctataaatgccttgagtgtgggaaaagcttcaagcAGAGCTCAAACCTTATGAATCATCAGATAATACACACAGGAGAAAAACCCTATtactgccctgagtgtgggaaggggTTCAGTCGGAAGGCTCACGTCATTTCACACCAGAAAATACACAGGGCAGAGAGATCCTTTAACTGCCTTGAGTGTGGGGAAAACTTCACTAGCAGCTCTGACCTCATTAAACATCAGAAAACCCACACTGGAAAGACACCATATAAATGTTCTGTCTGTCAGAAAAGCTTCATGCAAAGGTCAGAACTTATTTCACATCAGAGAGCTCACACAGCAAAGAGAAACTATAAATGTTCTGTCTGTGGGAAAAGCTACAAGGGGAAGGTCTCTCTAGCGTCCCATCAGAAACTCCACATAGGCTAGCAGGTGGCAGGAACTCTGTGTGGGCAATGGGTCTGTGCCCTCCTGAAGCAAAGAGTGAATGTCCTTCATCGGTGGAGGGTCTGTGTAGGGGCAGCAAGTGGATGAAGGGTTCTGATTTCACTGGGGGATAGTTGGCAGCGGCAAAGGAGGAGGAAACACTGGGGAGCTGGGTGATTGCAGGGTCTGAGGGGAGCAGGCGATGGGATTGGTAGAGAGACATTTCTGTGGGTTCTACACGCACTTTCCAGTTTAGAAGAGAGGTAAAAAATGCCCCATTGCAGTTTGTGTCCAAGttgtctctgcagctcctagggcATCTCAGGGTAGGGATACGGAAATGTTATTCAGGGAAGCAGAAAGGGGCCCTCTGGGGCTGTAGTTACAAGGCAGTAACAACTGCCGATCTGAACTAACAGGATGTCAGAGCACTGCTCAGTGTATTGGACATCTATACAGTCATGGACGGTCGGGGCTGCTGGAGACTGGGGATTTCATGGTGGAGATTCCCCAGAGAGGTGGGAACTCTAGGAGATGCTCTTTTAGGAGTGTGGTCTAATggttggggggttggggtgggggaaatgagttaggactcctgggtgtGAGCTAGTGCTGGTcacttcccctcctctctctgtgtCCATTTCTCCCATCTCCACAGTGGAGATAATAGTTCTCCAACTCCCTGGAGAGTTGTGAGGGGCCAGTAATTACTGTGTGTTCATAGAATCCCAGAAATGCAGGGTTGGATCATAGGTACTGGGAGTGCTGCCaaaccccctggcttgaaatggtttctattatatacaaggtttacagcagtggttctcaaagttttgtactggtgacccctttcacatagcaagcctctgagtgtgacaaccccccccccccccgccaattaaaaacatgttttaatatatttaacaccattataaatgctggaggaaaaggggtttggggtggaggctgacagctcaagaccccccatgtaataacctcatgaccccctgaggggtgctgacccccagtttgagaacccctggtttacagtttagtttAATGGCTCACAGCACCTcctctataaaaattgttccaggacccctgggttggaaggaaccccgagaggtcatcaagtccaatttcctgcactgaggcaggaccaagtaaacctagaccatctttgtcaggtgtttgtctaatctgttcttaaaaacctccaatgagggggattccacagcctcccctgGAAGTCTCTTCCAGAGTTTATCTACCCTAATAGTTAGAAAGcaaatgattttttccttcctaagtgtaccattttgcacttgtctttactaaCTTGATTAGAGAcccattctccaatttgtcaaggtcattttgaattctaatcctgtccttgaAAGGGCTTGAAATCCCATCTTGGTGTTATCAGCAAGtgttataagcatattctccactctattatccTAGTGATTAATgacaatattgaatagtaccagattcGTGACTGACCCCTGAGGAGCCTCATTAGATATGTCCCTATAGTTTAACAATGAGCCATTggtaactattctttgagtatggCCTTTCaaacagttttgcacccaccatatagtaatttcatctagaccacatttccctagtttttctGAGATTGTCATAGgggactgtgccaaaagccttactaaaatcaagatatatctaCTGCTTTCCCAGAGCCACTAcaccagtaaccctgtcaaagaaggaacttagattggtttggcatgctttgtttttgacaaatccatgttgactatttcttataatcctaggtttcagagtaacagccgtgttagtctgtattcgcaaaaagaaaaggagtacttgtggcaccttagagactaaccaatttatttgagcatgagctttcgtgagctacagctcacttcatcagatgcatgaagtgagctgtagctcacgaaagctcatgctcaaataaattggttagtctctaaggtgccacaagtactccttttcttcttataatCCTGTTATCCTGTAggtacttacaaactgattgtttaataatttgttccagtatctttccaggtgttGAAGTTAGGGTGACCAGTCTATAGTtctccaggtcctctttgtttccctttttaaagatagttacAATGTTTGCCCTACTCCAGtgctctgggacctcacccgtcCTCTGAGTTCTCCTAGATAATCTCTAATGATTCAGAGACTGGTTCAGCTAGTTACTTAAGTACCCAGTCTAGAGTCAGTTTCTATCCAGCCATGCCAATTTCAATATGTCTAACGTCtctattctttaacctgttctttccctgttctggCTTGAATTCCTTCCCCTTTGCTGTTTgtgttaattgtgttaagtatctggtcagaCTAGTGAATACTGATGCAAAGTAGGCATTAACCTCCTCAGCCTTTTTGTCATCCATTATTATAACGATTTGATGctctcctgtcccttcccagctctcTCTGTCGGGGGCAGTGTGTTACTGAAGGGAAAGGAAGGTCTGTATGTGGAATCCCCTGTCTCTCTTTTCAGAAAGGGGCTCAGCTGAGATTTTGACCCACTGGGATTATTCCTGAAATAATTGCCTTGGGAGGGATTTTCTCCTTGTTTCTGGACCATGGGGTGAGGCAGGGTCTTGTGTTTCTGGAAATTCATGTTTTGGGTGAGTTTTTTATGTCTCATTGAAATTTTTacctgaatttttctttttatacaaataaattcctaatatttttgtttgttggtttggtGTGAAGTCTTTGTCTCCCAGAGCTCTGCCAGGGGCATGATGATGCTTTAGAGTcccaagaaggaactgaaagctCAGAGAGGGGGGGTCAGAGCCATCTATCCGCCAGCCCCTGCTGAAGGTGCCCTGTCAATCTGGGTGCCCTTTGCAGGGTGTCTGGTGAGTAAGTGTTTGCTTCCCTTCTCCTAGCAGTCTGGGGGCGAAGCAGGAGCCTGGGGCGATGCTCCGGGGACCAGAGAGCCATCGCTCTGGATGAGCTGAGAGACAGCCGTGGCgggcagcaggggctgctgctctGTGGGACACATTTCCAGGGTTGGGAAAAGATTCTGGGTGGATGCCTCCTGGGCCACGttttcatccccagagcagagcGCAGGAGGGGAGCGGGATTCATCAGCTCCTGCCACTAGGGGGCCCTGGGTGGTGcgggggctggggacgggcgggcTGCGCTGGCCCTTTAACTCTGTCCATGAAGCCAGGGGGCATTTGCAATTTGAGCTTCCTGAATCAGGCAGCTCAGAGGGTGGcgctgctcctgctgcctccaTGGTTCCAGGTGATTTGGGAGCCCGGGCGGAGCCGCCGCCGCTGCCCAGCGGGGTCTGTGCGGGGAGAGCCCTTCCCCAGCGCCCCCCTGTGCCCAGCCGGGGGGACTTTCTCCGGGGGCTGgaaccagcccctggggcagccccgggctctgccgacaccagcccctgagccggagcctgcaggtgaggggagagacccggggaaagggccggggccgggcaggaaagtgactccgCACCAacggcccctcctcgccccagctctgctcccgggggggcgggggtctgcgAGTCCCAGAGCTGCCGCCCTCCCTgacccccccggctctgccccgcTGAGCGCCTGCAGGAGCCGAGCCAGCGCCGGGAGAGCGACCGGCCGGGGCCAGGGACCGAGTCTCCCAGCccgaggggagggggggcagagactggcaggggcagcaggagcaatctggggagggaggttcccggctcccagccctgcccagccccattccctgcagcaccccGGGCAGATTGACTTCtttggggagaaggagaggagcagggagaggaaaagccagttcctgcctctgcctggtCCCCGCGCTGCTGGGGGGATGCGCTGCCCTGGGGATCGTGTCaggggaccccccgccccccagagcggCTCCTTCGATTCTGCTCTTTTCTAGCATTTGGTAACTTCAGGGACTGTTACTTGCCAGggtttaaaaatggcttttgggGTTTAGTCCTGGTGGGAGTGGGTGGATCGGGGCTGCAATAAGGTGACCAAGGGTTCTTCCAGCACTGCAGAGTCTGGAGCATCTGTCTGCAGAGAAAGCAGCTGGAGGGAATCAAGGTGTGAAATGGACCAAAGCCCCTCCTGAAACTCCCCCCATCGCCCTTCTCGCCCCGACAGGCTGCAGAATAacattgccccccccccaggggggaTAGAGAAGAGCAATGGCAGCAGTGCCCACAGCTCAGGAAAACCATtgtcaggttggggggggggggtggcggggtgcggtctggatgtggagggggaaataaatacaggagagaaaaacaggaaatgaaaaatattcagttatgtcttttgctctttacccAAAAATTCAGTATGGAGAAGCCGCAGGGGCACAGCTGGCTCCCAAATAACTGTGTttactaaaaagaacaggagtacttgtgacaccttagagactaaccaatttatttgagcataagctttcctgagctacagctcacttcatcgggtgcataaagtggaaaatacagtgaggatgtttttatacacacagaccatgaaaaaatgggtgtttatcactacaaagtgttttctctccccccaccccactctcctgctggtaatagattatctaaagtgatcactctccttacaatgtgtatgataatcaaggtgggccatttccagcacaaatccagggtttaacaagaacgtctgagggacgggaggggggggggggacgggacaagtaactacagtagaaccccagAGTTATGAACAGTCAGGAATgcaggttgtttgtaactctgaaatgttcacaaCTGAACAAAACCTTATGGTTCTTTCAaacgtttacaactgaacattgacttaaaacagctttgaaattttattatgcagaaggaaaatgctgctttcccttaattttttttttttagtatttatgtttatacagcactgtattagtctttctttctttcttgtctctactgctgcctgattgtgtacttctggttccaaatgaggtgtgtggttgacctgtcagtttgtaactctgatgttcgtaactctgaggttctcctcTATACACAGACATGCAAGGCTGAGCCACGTACATACACTGATGCAGGTGGGTGGTTTCTGACAGCAGCttctttaaaacataaaacacaaaGTGTGTCACCAGAGGGCTCGCAAATTATTTCAAGGGAAACTACCCAATTCTTGCACACTACATACCCCTCCCTCTTCAATTTgaaaggacatttaaaaaaaaaccccttaccAATCCATTATTATCAAAAGTACTGTGATTAAATATCCAGCACACTACACACCAGGTACCAAACCCACTGAGATGTTGTTAACTTCCCAATAACAGTGTCTCTGAACCAAATATTAGAAAGGAGTAGATTCAAAGGAGCCACTTTGGGGAATCTTctgtccacccttcccccccgaCACTGTTCCCAGGGCAGTGCGTTCCCCCAGCAGTGCGGAGActaggcagaggcaggaactggcttttcctctccctACTCCTCACCTTCTCCCAGGAAAGTCAATCTGCCCGGGGTGCAGTGAATGGAGCTGGACAGATTGACTTTCCAAGTCAATCTGCTCCATGCTGCTAGGGTCACTTGTAGTAGAAGCAAAGATATGAGGCTCGTTGGTGCTGTCATGAGTCACTGTCTGTGGTTGGGTAGTAGGTGCGATATTTTCAATGGTTGTCACTGGGGTAGAACATCCTGCTGAACTTGTGCTTAGCAGCTGTTTAGGTGTCTTCCTGAGGACATGTTCATTGAAAGTTCCTTGTCCAAAAGTTTAGCTAATTTGTTTTGTACTGGAGTCCATCATTTATTTAACTTCAGGGATCTGCTGTTTTGCTGGTCTAGCTGAATCTCTCTGTCATTTAATATCTGACCTGTTCGCTTCACAACACAGATGTTTAGCATATGCTGTTTTGTTAGATGTTACCTCCCACACTGTAACAAACCCAGGGGACCACAGATTTCCCCTGTATGTTTTTAGTAGCACTGAGGTTTGCTGCAACCTCATTGTTTTAAGTAGCCTCTGATTGCCCTGTTGTGAAGTTAGAAACACAGTGGAATCTTTATCCAGCTCCATTTTAAGTCTGACTTTTGCTTGTAAAGGAATCCAAATAATACTCGATCTTCTTCTAAGTTCAACAGTTCTTGAGAAGTTATTACACTCTCACAACTTGGCTTGGCTCTAGTTATAACCTGAGTGTTATTCTAACTCAAGATccatccatccacacacaaaatccTGAACTGGAAAGCAACTCATCATTCTGTAGTACTGAGAGTCATGGGATCTGCCACCAGAAGTCATAGTGACATGCAAAGTGGGaacagtgccagtgtggacactaTAACTTGCGTGTTATTTCAATGTGGCCACAAGTAGATAACTGGAATTAGCTCCGCAGTGAAGACAGACCCTCCTCCGTGGACTCCATGTTGTCACCTGCAAGCTGGTTTATCTTAAACCCTCTGGATTACCCTCATGAAGTGGTTCTTTCACTAACCTGCACGTTTTGTCTGTGCCCCAGTTTTCTGCTGTTTTGACAGGGTTTGTGCTTGAACCAGTCATCATATCTCTTGTGAGACTGTTTCCCATGACAAAGAATATAGTGTTGGGTTCTACAGAGCCACCCAGATGAATGACATGGAGAGGTACCTGGCCTGAGTTTTCTGCAAGTCCAAGAGGGAGGAGAGATGGGGAAGAACTAATAACCTGCATCATAGTAACTCCAAGACCTCACAATATTTGCTTTGTGAGCAGCCTGAGTTTTAACCTGCCAGTCATTACCCCCCTGCAGCATGAGGGCCCCTCATGGGATGGGGATAAAGGGGGAGGCTAAATTCAATTTAATCAACAACAGGAGCATTGGCCATAAGCCTTGATGCAGAGATGGGGAATGGGTAGAGGAGGGGGAGATCTTTGATGTCATCTCCTCTTCAGCTGCTCAGCAGTCAGTTGCTGACACTTTGCCTCTATCTCTTATCCTCTATTTCAGCTTCTGCAGAGAGGACCTTTGCTGAGACAGTTTAGTTACTTTTCTCCATAGTCTCTGTGAagttcccctctcctcctcctcctccatagaatcatagaatcatagaatatcagggttggaagggacccctgaaggtcatctagtccaaccccctgctcgaagcaggaccaattcccagttaaatcatcccagccagggctttgtcaagcctgaccttaaaaacttccaaggaaggagattccaccacctccctaggcaacgcattccagtgtttcaccaccctcttagtgaaaaagtttttcctaatatccaatctaaacctcccccactgcaacttgaggccattactcctcgttctgtcatctgctaccattgagaacagtctagagccatcctctttggaaccccctttcaggtagttgaaagcagctatcaaatcccccctcattcttctcttctgcaggctaaacaatcccagctccctcagcctctcctcataagtcatgtgttctagacccctaatcatttttgttgcccttcgctggactctctccaatttatccacatccttcttgtagtgtggtgcccaaaactggacacagtactccagatgaggcctcaccaatgtcgaatagagggggacgatcacgtccctcgatctgctcgctatgcccctacttatacagtctCTGCAGAAGCAGCTGGTCTTCCTCTCTCGGGAGCTGATGCACTTTCTCAAATTTTTATTCcatcttctctctttttctcctcaTTTTGTTCTTTAATAACAAAAATTCACAAAGGACCAAGAATCTCAGTTGCACAGGATCCCCATCCCCACTTCAGACTCATTATGGGTCAGAGAATCCACAGCAATTTGTGTATCTAATGGATTTACAGAGTTACATAGTATGGGTCAGACTGAGCCCTCAGTCACCCATGCAGTCCCCATGGAGGCTCAAGAACCCCACCCTGCCGTGGTATTTCCATTGCCCTCAGACAGCCTGTGgggttaacaccccactgagatgacTGGGAAGCCATTGTTTAAGGCAGCCTGCAGAGCTCAGACCTCCAGTGAAGTATATGCAGAGTTCATATCTCCATttgaggaactgccccagattgaggtatcatcaGAGGATGTTTTGGACCAAATTGATAAattgaacagtaataagtcaccagggccagatgggattcaccccagagttctgaaggaactcagatatgaaattacagaactactaactgtggtatgtaacctattgcttaaatcagcctctgtcccagatgactgctgaaaacaccatGGTGAAAGTTATAAGAGAGGCATCACCATCTTCTCCTCCAACCATTTTGTGGGGAGTAAGGCAAGCACCTAGCTCATTCCTGCAAGAAACGCCTTAGGAACCTAAGCCATCTCCCAAGGCAGGTTCCCATTCCTGAATCGCTAAGCAGAGCTAGGCTccttcctgcagcctggacttaggacACATCTGGCTAGTTGGTATCTTCCATTGATTGCTAGGCAGGTCCTTGCTTAGAAAGCTGGTTTTGTTGGATTACAGTTTTAGGTGCCTAGCTTTCCCCACTGATTGTATAGGAACATCTGGCACCTAACTCAGGTTGGTGGATCACAGTGTGGGTCCTGTAACGCTCAGCATCATACCATCTAAGTTCCTTCTTGGGTTTCACCCTAAGACAAataacttagccctggtctacactatggggttaggctgaatttagctgtgttaggtctattttaaaatggatacgTCCATACAACCAACCCTATtccgtcgacttaaagggctctcaAAATCAAcctctgtactcctccctggcgaggggagcagtgctaaaatcaaccttgctatGTCGAATTTGGGGTAATGTGGACGCaaattgatggtattggcctccgagagctatccaagagtgctccaatgtgaccactctggacagcactttgaactccaatgcactagccatcTGGGGCCTCCCGCTAACACAGCTGGCCAAGGCAGAATACTGGCCACATGAAGGTGAAGCACATATGAAAATCTTGTCCCTGGGGACTTTGGCAGAGTTGAGTCATGAGACAGTTGTCCAACCCTGAGACAGCAGCAGGGTCAGAGGCCGGCTTCTAACACccgaggggacaggaatccttacccagtgAGGTCACACTCTCAAAATTCTCCCACATGATGACCCTGAAGAGGGCTCTCTGACCTGGATCCATCAGGGCCCATTCTTCTTCCGTGAAATTCttccacctcctcgaaggtcaccggctcccctgcagccatttccctgccctgtcccctgggAATATGGGATGATCTCCAGTGAAACATGGATGTGATTCTGCAGCCTGTCAAGGTGAGAAGGGCAATGGGGGATGTTTCAGAAGGGGCTTTAATCCAATTAATGTCCTGATTCTCCCCAGGTTCTTTCCCTGCAGACAAATGCTCTAGAGATTCTGCCAGGATGGGAAAATGGttcagccaagattttcaaacacaGCGACCAAAATTTGGGTTTTTAAATCTCCAGTTGCAGTCAGGGCCCACCATGTATCTACTGGGAGccgtggaccctccacctgccaggcagggggtggggtggggaaccgAGAACAGCCCTGGCCCGTGTCCCCGCCCCCCGGGCTTCCCGCCCAGGGTGGATGGAAGGTCTGTGGCTCCCTGTGCGGTTCGTACCATagctgggctgcagctccagggcccatcccctggctggagctgggtcAGGGTAAGAGCCGTCCAGGCAGCTGTAGGGAGCCACGGACCcttctgccctgggtggggggcccacggggtggggacatgggctggggccTGCTCTtggcccaccccactccccctggGCAGgtggactcatagactttaaggtcagaagggaccattacg is part of the Eretmochelys imbricata isolate rEreImb1 chromosome 14, rEreImb1.hap1, whole genome shotgun sequence genome and encodes:
- the LOC144275110 gene encoding uncharacterized protein LOC144275110 isoform X2; the encoded protein is MIQPGICTKGKLYECAECRRSFDRRSHLIVHQKIHTGERSYSCPECGKIFSNISSLIVHRRVHTGERPYNCSECGKSFTRSSTLVVHQRVHTEEKPYKCPDCGKSFKRSSTLISHQKIHTGERPYNCLECGKGFSERSNLNKHQRIHTGEKPYNCLECGKSFTRHSHLIRHQRMHTAKIPYRCPDCGKNFSDSSAVIRHQRIHTGERPYKCLECGKSFKQSSDLMNHQRIHTGEKPYYCPECGKGFSRKAHVISHQKMHRPERSFNCLECGKNFTRSSDLIRHQKTHTGKTPYKWKPYECAECGKIFSNDSSLIVHRRVHTGERPYNCSECGKSFTRSSTLVVHQRVHTEEKPYKCPDCGKSFKRSSTLISHQKIHTGERPYNCLECGKGFSERSNLNKHQRIHTGEKPYNCLECGKRFTWSSHLIKHQRMHTGKMPYHCPDCGKGFSDSSAVIRHQRIHTGERPYKCLECGKSFKQSSNLMNHQIIHTGEKPYYCPECGKGFSRKAHVISHQKIHRAERSFNCLECGENFTSSSDLIKHQKTHTGKTPYKCSVCQKSFMQRSELISHQRAHTAKRNYKCSVCGKSYKGKVSLASHQKLHIG
- the LOC144275110 gene encoding uncharacterized protein LOC144275110 isoform X1, which translates into the protein MIQPGICTKGKLYECAECRRSFDRRSHLIVHQKIHTGERSYSCPECGKIFSNISSLIVHRRVHTGERPYNCSECGKSFTRSSTLVVHQRVHTEEKPYKCPDCGKSFKRSSTLISHQKIHTGERPYNCLECGKGFSERSNLNKHQRIHTGEKPYNCLECGKSFTRHSHLIRHQRMHTAKIPYRCPDCGKNFSDSSAVIRHQRIHTGERPYKCLECGKSFKQSSDLMNHQRIHTGEKPYYCPECGKGFSRKAHVISHQKMHSKGKPYECAECGKIFSNDSSLIVHRRVHTGERPYNCSECGKSFTRSSTLVVHQRVHTEEKPYKCPDCGKSFKRSSTLISHQKIHTGERPYNCLECGKGFSERSNLNKHQRIHTGEKPYNCLECGKRFTWSSHLIKHQRMHTGKMPYHCPDCGKGFSDSSAVIRHQRIHTGERPYKCLECGKSFKQSSNLMNHQIIHTGEKPYYCPECGKGFSRKAHVISHQKIHRAERSFNCLECGENFTSSSDLIKHQKTHTGKTPYKCSVCQKSFMQRSELISHQRAHTAKRNYKCSVCGKSYKGKVSLASHQKLHIG